AGCTTCTGATTATTATTGCAATGTATTTGCTTTAATGTTCCCCAATGGAAGACATTTTTATTGTCACATAAATCTGAATGCCCACCCATTCAGTGCAGACATAATACAGCTTATTCAGATATAGACAATGCGCAAATGTGTCATGGAAATTCTGTAGCTTCAATTTATTTACTTTGGCTTCTTGTGACATTAATCATTGCAATCCCACATAACATGAATGCTTTTGTATTTGCTAAACTAAACATGTCAGAGGGACTAGATCGTCAGCTCCTTTTGCCTAAAGATAAAGAGATACTCACGTCAGCAGAGGCTTCATACGGGAAAAGGGGGAACATTCCACTTGAGGTTCATCATCTTCATCCTCTTCTTCCGTGTTGCCTCCAGATGGGTCCTTCATAAATACCAGTAGTAGGCTCAAACAAATGACTCCAAGGCACGGCGCTATCTGTATCCAGATAAAGACAACTGACAGTTAGCCGACTGCATGATTAACACTGGCTGAATGTAAAAGCACAAGAACTGGCCAATGGCTGAGCAGATACTCTGCTCCCTCTAAATCTGGACCACTTATATTACCAGAAACAGCCTAAAGGGGACTATTGTTCCTGGTGCATTTCAAAGGCCTAATGCCAGAAAAATAATCATCTAGCCAGTTGGTCACTATAATGCCCACGTTGAAGATTGTTTTCAGTTAgttgcttttttttctgaaagttatatttatgtgctgtgatatacaatacagtattttatagaTGCCAGACGAGTTATATGTCTAAATGCTAACAGATATCTTACTCTAAGCGTTATGGCGCTCAGCTGAATATATCACTTACCAGTCGTGCCACGTGCCAGGAGAATTGGTTGGCCACTAATGCTGCTATGCAGATCGCTATTAGCCTGAAGGGGAGAATGGAAAGAATTCAGGGTTAATATAAAAGAATGAGCACAAGCAGAAGAAAACAATATACACTCACATGTAAGACTTAGTACTTACCTGAAAAGAAAGCTACACAGCTGAGATCCAAATATGGCGAGTCTTCGATTGGACGCTGAGAACATGTGTCCAATCAGTGGTAAAGCACAGCTTAAGAAAAAATCTGCTATTATGTCCAGTAATCCTCGCAGAAGTAGGATGAGCCAGAACCACTACAAGAAAAGGGACATAATCCTTATTAATTGTTTCATATTGTATCTGAATATCACAGAATATGAGCAGAAAGAAAGCTGAATATTACCTGCTTGGGTACAAAACAGAAGGTAAAAGTGAGCAGGGTCCAAAGTGTCATCCCTATACACATTATAGTCTTCTGGCTTAACCAATCTCCAAAATATCTAAAGACAGGACTTATAGCCAGAATGGTGAAGCCAAGAGCAAATACTGTAGGGGGAGAAAGAATGAGATTGTGAGACATAGCTAGTAAGAGCCAGAGATGGAACAAACAGAAAGAGAGTGCCGCAGAAGGAAATATAtggaatattattatatttccatTAATGCAGAGAGAAAGACATAGCATTATAGACAATAAAAGACACAGATATTTGAGTAACACAAGGAAATGTGCCCTTACGTCCATCTACAAGTGCAGTCTTCTTTATATCAATGCCGTATTCTTCTTCAATTAATGGCATCACagctataaatacaataaaaggaCAAACAATGAAGTGAAGTTAGTAACATGGCGGTATTACACATAGAGATAATAGTAAAACTATAAAGGACTCTGTGAAGAAGAATAGCCCCCCAGCTTATATACTGATTACCCCCCAAAGTTTGGATCTAACATGGCAAATGGCAGTGTTATAAAAATGGGTGATATTGA
The sequence above is a segment of the Xenopus tropicalis strain Nigerian chromosome 7, UCB_Xtro_10.0, whole genome shotgun sequence genome. Coding sequences within it:
- the LOC116412045 gene encoding protein spinster homolog 1-like, with the translated sequence MLIITAVMVFDRYFTEAVMPLIEEEYGIDIKKTALVDGLFALGFTILAISPVFRYFGDWLSQKTIMCIGMTLWTLLTFTFCFVPKQWFWLILLLRGLLDIIADFFLSCALPLIGHMFSASNRRLAIFGSQLCSFLFRLIAICIAALVANQFSWHVARLIAPCLGVICLSLLLVFMKDPSGGNTEEEDEDDEPQVECSPFSRMKPLLT